The genomic region TTAATTAAAAAGGAATTACCAGAGTATTATTTTGGGCAAATCAATCAGTTTATGGACTTGGTCTATCAACAAGAATTGGTTTACCCACCACGTGAAAAAGTCTTTAACGCGATTCAGACAACAGCACTAGAAAATGTAAAAGTTGTCATCATTGGTCAGGATCCTTACCATGGTCCGAATCAAGCACAAGGCTTGTCATTTTCAGTGCCAGAAGACATTCCAGCTCCGCCATCTTTGCAAAATATTTTGAAAGAATTGGCAGATGATTTGGGGCAACGTGATCACCACGATTTAACACCATGGGCACAGCAAGGAGTGCTTCTTTTAAATGCTTGCTTGACAGTTCCAGCTGGTCGTGCAAATGGTCATGCGGGGCAAATCTGGGAACCTTTCACAGATGCGATTATCAAGGTGGTTAATCAAAAAGAAACACCTGTTGTCTTTATCCTGTGGGGTGGCTTTGCACGTAAGAAAAAAGTTCTCATTACCAATCCTATCCATCATGTCATTGAAAGTGCGCACCCAAGTCCACTCTCGGCTTATCGAGGATTTTTTGGCAGCCACCCTTTCTCAAAAGCTAACGCATATTTGACAGAGGATGGCCTTGAACCAATTGATTGGTTGAAATAATAGGAGTTTAACATGTTACTTATTAAAAATGGTCGTGTTGTTGATCCGAAATCTGGTTTTGATCAGGTAGCGGATGTACTTGTTGATGGTAAAAAAGTTGTTAAAATTGCGGATGCAATTGAAGAAGCTGATGCTGAAGTGATTGACGCTACTGGTCTTGTTGTGGCACCAGGTTTGGTGGATATTCATGTACACTTCCGTGAACCAGGTCAAACGCATAAAGAAGACATTCACACAGGTGCATTAGCAGCGGCAGCTGGTGGCTTCACATCAGTTGTGATGATGGCAAATACCAACCCTACCATTTCTGACGTTGAGACTTTGAAAGAAGTTTTAGTAAGTGCAGCTAAGGAGAACGTTCACGTTTACACTAATGCAACCGTAACGAAAAACTTTGACGGCAAGACTTTGACTGATTTTAAGGCTTTGCTTGAAAATGGTGCTCTTAGCTTTTCTGATGATGGTATTCCGCTTCAAAGCACAAAAGTGTTAAAAGAAGCCTTGGATTTGGCTAAAGCAAACAACACATTTGTGGCTGTGCACGAAGAAGACCCAGAATTAAACGGCATCCTTGGATTTAACGAAGGTATCGCACGTGATAAATTCCATTTCTGCGGAGCAACAGGTGTGGCAGAATACAGCATGATTGCGCGTGATGTTATGATTGCCTATGACCGCGGAGCTCATTTGCATATCCAACACTTGTCAAAAGCTGAATCAGTGAAAGTGGTTGAATTTGCTCAACAATTGGGGGCAAACGTCACTGCAGAAGCAGCACCGCAACATTTCTCAAAAACAGAGGATTTGCTTTTGATCAAAGGTTCTGCAGCTAAGATGAACCCACCACTTCGTACAGAAAAGGATCGCTTAGCGGTTATTGAAGGCTTGAAATCTGGCGTCATTTCTGTGATTGCGACTGACCACGCGCCACACCACGCCGATGAAAAGAATGTTGAAGACATCACAAAATCCCCATCAGGCATGACAGGGCTTGAAACGTCGTTATCACTTGGTTTGACAAACTTGGTAGCGACAGGCGACTTGACGCTTTCAGAATTGCTTGCTAAGATGACCATCAATCCGTCATCTATGTATGATTTCGATGCAGGTTATTTGGCTGAAAATGGCCCAGCTGACATCGTGATTTTCGCTGACAAAGAAGAACGTGTTGTCTCTGACCATTTTGCTTCTAAAGCTTCAAATTCACCATTTATCGGTGAAAAACTCCAAGGTGTTGTCAAATACACTATCTGTGATGGTAACATTGTTTATAAAGCATAAAAAAAGAATTAGCATTTTGCTAATTTCTTTTTTGTTCTTGATGACTTAAATTCATTCCCCAAGGAACGAGGTTTTCTTCATGATTTTTAATACGAGTAATATTGTCTTTGTGTCGTACAATGATGATGCCTGCAATAATGATAATCAATAATGTAAAGAGCAAATCATAGTGATTAAGCAAGAAACCAAATGCTGGAAAGACAAGCACACTAACCACAGCAGCGCTTGCAGCAACAACACTAGACAATGAAATCATGCTATAGAGGTAAAGGGTGATGACAAAGATAAGGGCAAGGAAAAGAAGAAATAGCGGTGCGTATCCAAGAAGAACACCAGCACTTGTCGCAACTGCCTTACCACCTTTAAACTGTGCAAATAGCGGGAAGGTATGACCAATAATGGCAAATAAACCAATAAGAACAGGTGACACACCATTAACGCTAAAGATAAGAGGAAGGAGTGCTGCCAGGGTTCCTTTTAGCATATCAATCACAAATGTTACAATTCCTGCTTTGACACCTAAAACTCGAAAAGTATTGGTTGTCCCAGTATTACCGCTACCATGTTCTCTGAGGTTGACATGATAGAAGAATTTTCCAATCCATAGACCAGTTGGGATTGACCCCAACAAGTATGCAATCACAATCATAACTAAAATTTTCATGTTTTCATTATAACATAATCAGTTCTTATGAAAAGGTAAAATTTGAAAAATAAATAACTTGAAGAATCAAGTTAAATTTGTGATAACGCTTTAAATTTGTTATACTATTTCATGAAAAAATTAGTGATTTTCCTTGTAAAATCCTTATTCGATTTGATTTTTTTTTTGCAAAAATTTGAAAAAACTTGTAAGATAAAAAAGATGAATTATTTGGAGGTCGCTTTTGGCTAAAAAAGAAATTAATATAAATAATTATAATGACGATGCCATTCAAGTGTTAGAGGGGCTAGATGCCGTACGTAAACGCCCCGGAATGTACATCGGTTCAACAGATGCGACAGGACTACATCATTTAGTTTGGGAGATTGTTGACAATGCCGTCGATGAAGCTCTTTCTGGCTTTGGTACTCAGATTGATGTTATTCTTAATCAAGATGGTAGTGTGACCGTAAAAGACCAAGGACGTGGGATGCCAACTGGTAAGCACGCTATGGGGATTCCAACTGTAGAAGTTATCTTCACTGTGCTTCATGCAGGTGGTAAATTCGGTCAAGGTGGTTATAAAACATCTGGTGGGCTTCACGGTGTGGGGTCTTCAGTTGTTAATGCCCTCTCAAGATGGCTTGAAGTCGAAATTACTCGTGATGGTGTGGTTTACAAACAACGTTTTGAAAATGGTGGTAAACCCGTGACAACCCTTAAAAAGATTGGAACAGCATCAAAATCTAAGTCAGGTACTATGGTAACATTCATGCCTGATGATACGATTTTCTCAACGACTGACTTTAAATTTAACACCATTGCTGAGCGCTTAAAAGAATCTGCCTTTTTGCTTAAGAATGTTACATTGACGTTGACGGATAATCGTCCAGAAGAAGCAGAACATCTGGAATTCCATTATGAAAATGGAGTTCAGGACTTTGTTGAATACCTTAACGAAGACAAAGAAACATTAACACCTGTGATTTGGGTGACTGGTGAAGACCAAGGTTTCCAAGTTGAAGTTGCACTTCAATACAATGACGGATTCTCAGATAATATCCTTTCTTTTGTTAACAATGTTCGTACTAAAGATGGTGGAACACACGAGACAGGATTGAAATCTGCCATTACTAAGGCGATGAATGACTACGCTCGCAAGTCAGGCCTTTTGAAAGAAAAAGATAAGAACCTTGAAGGGTCAGATTACCGTGAAGGGCTATCTGCAGTGCTTTCAATCTTGGTTCCAGAAGAACACTTGCAATTCGAAGGACAAACTAAAGATAAACTCGGTAGTCCTCTAGCACGTCCGATTGTAGACAGTATTGTCTCTGAAAAACTCACTTTCTTCCTTTTGGAAAATGGTGAAGTGGCGTCTAACCTTGTTCGTAAGGCGATTAAAGCGCGTGATGCCAGAGAAGCAGCTCGTAAAGCGCGTGACGAATCTCGTAATGGTAAGAAGAACAAGAAAGACAAAGGACTCCTTTCTGGTAAATTGACACCAGCACAGTCTAAGAATCCTAAGAAAAATGAGCTTTATCTGGTCGAAGGGGATTCTGCCGGCGGTTCAGCTAAACAAGGACGTGACCGTAAATTCCAAGCTATTTTGCCATTGCGTGGTAAAGTCTTAAATACAGCAAAAGCTAAGATGTCTGACATTGTGAAAAACGAAGAAATCAATACCATGATTTACACAATTGGTGCAGGCGTCGGTGCAGATTTTAAAGTTGAAAATTCAAACTACGATAAGATTATTATCATGACCGATGCGGATACCGATGGTGCTCACATTCAGACATTGTTACTAACTTTCTTTTACCGTTACATGCGTCCGCTTGTGGAAACAGGTCATGTCTATATCGCTTTGCCACCTTTGTATAAAATGTCTAAAGGTAAAGGCAAGAAAGAGCAAGTTGAGTACGCTTGGACAGATGGTGAGTTAGAAGAATTACGTCAAAAATTTGGTAAAGGAGCTCAACTCCAACGTTACAAAGGTCTTGGTGAGATGAACGCTGACCAATTGTGGGAAACAACCATGAACCCTGAAACACGTACGCTTATTCGTGTGACTATTGATGATTTGGCGCGTGCCGAACGCCGTGTCAATGTCCTTATGGGTGACAAAGTTGAACCACGCCGCAAATGGATTGAAGACAATGTTAAATTCACCTTGGAAGAAAATACAGTGTTTTAATTGCTTGTGATGAATCCATAAATTTTTTGACGTGAAAAGTAAAGGATAATAATTATGTCAAATGTTCAAAATATGTCTCTTGAAGACATTATGGGGGATCGTTTCGGACGATATTCCAAATATATTATTCAAGAGCGGGCTTTGCCAGATATTCGTGATGGTTTGAAGCCTGTTCAACGTCGTA from Streptococcus lutetiensis harbors:
- the parE gene encoding DNA topoisomerase IV subunit B, which gives rise to MAKKEININNYNDDAIQVLEGLDAVRKRPGMYIGSTDATGLHHLVWEIVDNAVDEALSGFGTQIDVILNQDGSVTVKDQGRGMPTGKHAMGIPTVEVIFTVLHAGGKFGQGGYKTSGGLHGVGSSVVNALSRWLEVEITRDGVVYKQRFENGGKPVTTLKKIGTASKSKSGTMVTFMPDDTIFSTTDFKFNTIAERLKESAFLLKNVTLTLTDNRPEEAEHLEFHYENGVQDFVEYLNEDKETLTPVIWVTGEDQGFQVEVALQYNDGFSDNILSFVNNVRTKDGGTHETGLKSAITKAMNDYARKSGLLKEKDKNLEGSDYREGLSAVLSILVPEEHLQFEGQTKDKLGSPLARPIVDSIVSEKLTFFLLENGEVASNLVRKAIKARDAREAARKARDESRNGKKNKKDKGLLSGKLTPAQSKNPKKNELYLVEGDSAGGSAKQGRDRKFQAILPLRGKVLNTAKAKMSDIVKNEEINTMIYTIGAGVGADFKVENSNYDKIIIMTDADTDGAHIQTLLLTFFYRYMRPLVETGHVYIALPPLYKMSKGKGKKEQVEYAWTDGELEELRQKFGKGAQLQRYKGLGEMNADQLWETTMNPETRTLIRVTIDDLARAERRVNVLMGDKVEPRRKWIEDNVKFTLEENTVF
- the plsY gene encoding glycerol-3-phosphate 1-O-acyltransferase PlsY, producing the protein MKILVMIVIAYLLGSIPTGLWIGKFFYHVNLREHGSGNTGTTNTFRVLGVKAGIVTFVIDMLKGTLAALLPLIFSVNGVSPVLIGLFAIIGHTFPLFAQFKGGKAVATSAGVLLGYAPLFLLFLALIFVITLYLYSMISLSSVVAASAAVVSVLVFPAFGFLLNHYDLLFTLLIIIIAGIIIVRHKDNITRIKNHEENLVPWGMNLSHQEQKRN
- a CDS encoding dihydroorotase; amino-acid sequence: MLLIKNGRVVDPKSGFDQVADVLVDGKKVVKIADAIEEADAEVIDATGLVVAPGLVDIHVHFREPGQTHKEDIHTGALAAAAGGFTSVVMMANTNPTISDVETLKEVLVSAAKENVHVYTNATVTKNFDGKTLTDFKALLENGALSFSDDGIPLQSTKVLKEALDLAKANNTFVAVHEEDPELNGILGFNEGIARDKFHFCGATGVAEYSMIARDVMIAYDRGAHLHIQHLSKAESVKVVEFAQQLGANVTAEAAPQHFSKTEDLLLIKGSAAKMNPPLRTEKDRLAVIEGLKSGVISVIATDHAPHHADEKNVEDITKSPSGMTGLETSLSLGLTNLVATGDLTLSELLAKMTINPSSMYDFDAGYLAENGPADIVIFADKEERVVSDHFASKASNSPFIGEKLQGVVKYTICDGNIVYKA
- a CDS encoding uracil-DNA glycosylase — translated: MQHSTWHELIKKELPEYYFGQINQFMDLVYQQELVYPPREKVFNAIQTTALENVKVVIIGQDPYHGPNQAQGLSFSVPEDIPAPPSLQNILKELADDLGQRDHHDLTPWAQQGVLLLNACLTVPAGRANGHAGQIWEPFTDAIIKVVNQKETPVVFILWGGFARKKKVLITNPIHHVIESAHPSPLSAYRGFFGSHPFSKANAYLTEDGLEPIDWLK